One stretch of Priestia megaterium DNA includes these proteins:
- a CDS encoding amino acid ABC transporter permease, whose protein sequence is MNLDFSQIVPSMPYILKGIGVTVQIVLASAILGFVLGVILSLCKISRNKPLQWFADAYTSVFRGTPLVLQLLLIYFGLPQLLGFDIAPFPAAVAAFGLNSAAYISEIIRAGILAVDKGQREAALALGIPYRRMMGQIILPQALKNILPALMNEFITLTKESAIVTVIGALDIMRRAYIVGGEKFAYLEPLIFAGLIYYVMVMGLTLLGKAVERRMRKGD, encoded by the coding sequence ATGAATTTGGATTTTTCGCAAATCGTGCCTTCTATGCCTTATATTTTAAAAGGGATAGGGGTAACGGTACAGATAGTCCTAGCTTCAGCAATTTTAGGGTTTGTGCTGGGAGTTATTTTATCTTTATGTAAAATCAGCCGCAATAAACCTCTTCAATGGTTTGCGGATGCATATACGTCCGTGTTTCGCGGAACACCGCTTGTACTGCAATTATTATTAATATACTTTGGATTACCTCAGCTGCTCGGGTTTGATATTGCCCCGTTTCCAGCGGCCGTTGCTGCGTTCGGTCTAAACTCTGCAGCATATATATCTGAAATTATTCGCGCTGGTATTTTAGCTGTTGATAAAGGACAGCGTGAAGCGGCATTAGCGTTAGGAATTCCTTATCGCCGCATGATGGGACAAATTATTTTGCCACAGGCACTTAAAAATATTTTACCTGCTTTAATGAATGAGTTCATTACATTAACAAAGGAATCAGCTATCGTTACAGTTATTGGAGCACTCGACATTATGCGCCGTGCTTACATTGTAGGTGGAGAAAAATTCGCCTACCTTGAACCGTTAATTTTTGCAGGGTTGATTTATTATGTAATGGTAATGGGCTTAACGCTCCTTGGTAAAGCAGTCGAGAGGAGAATGAGAAAAGGTGATTAA
- a CDS encoding amino acid ABC transporter ATP-binding protein — protein MINVENLHKSFGKNEVLKGISTTIKEKEVVAVIGPSGSGKSTFLRCMNLLEEPTSGLVSINGQVITDKKTNIMRVRENVGMVFQHFHLFPHMTVLENLTYAPMTVKGVSRETAVAKGKELLQKVGLAQKAHEFPSRLSGGQKQRVAIARALAMEPKVMLFDEPTSALDPEMVKEVLDVMKSLTETGMTMVIVTHEMGFAREVADRVLFLDGGVLVEDAPPAEFFSAPKSKRAKDFLEKIL, from the coding sequence GTGATTAACGTTGAAAATTTACACAAATCATTTGGTAAAAATGAAGTTTTAAAAGGTATTTCAACTACGATTAAGGAAAAAGAAGTCGTAGCTGTTATTGGCCCTTCTGGTTCTGGTAAATCTACTTTTTTACGCTGTATGAACCTGCTTGAAGAACCGACGAGCGGATTAGTTTCAATTAACGGTCAAGTGATTACAGATAAAAAAACAAACATTATGCGCGTGCGTGAAAACGTAGGAATGGTATTTCAGCATTTTCACTTGTTTCCACATATGACAGTGCTTGAAAATTTGACGTATGCTCCGATGACGGTAAAAGGCGTGTCAAGAGAAACGGCTGTTGCTAAAGGCAAAGAATTACTCCAAAAAGTGGGACTTGCTCAAAAAGCCCACGAGTTTCCAAGTCGCTTATCGGGCGGTCAAAAGCAGCGTGTAGCTATTGCGAGAGCATTGGCAATGGAGCCCAAAGTGATGCTGTTTGACGAACCAACATCAGCATTGGATCCAGAGATGGTAAAAGAAGTACTAGATGTAATGAAGTCGCTAACAGAAACAGGAATGACGATGGTCATTGTAACGCATGAAATGGGATTTGCACGAGAAGTAGCGGATCGTGTGCTGTTTTTAGACGGCGGTGTGCTTGTTGAAGATGCGCCTCCGGCTGAATTTTTCTCAGCGCCTAAAAGCAAGCGTGCTAAAGATTTCTTAGAAAAGATTTTATAA